The genomic stretch GAGCTGCAGGCCCGTGCCGACGACCTGCAGCGATCGAGCAAGTACAAGTCCGAATTCCTCGCCAACATGTCCCATGAGCTGCGCACGCCGCTCAACAGCTCGCTGATCCTGGCCAAGTTGTTGGCTGAGAACGGTGAGGGCAACCTCAGCGAAGAGCAGGTCAAGTTCGCCGAATCCATCTACTCGGCTGGCAACGATCTGCTTAACCTTATCAACGACATTCTTGATATCGCCAAGGTCGAGGCCGGCAAGCTTGAAGTACGGCCCGAGACCACCCAGGTCGAGCGCCTGGTCGAAGGCTTGCGCGGCATGTTCCAGCCACTTGCCGGTCACAAGGGGCTGGCCTTCGAGGTCAAGGTCGAGCCGCAGGTACCGACCACGCTGTTCACCGACCGTCAGCGCCTGGAGCAGATCCTCAAGAACCTGCTGTCCAACGCCATCAAGTTCACCGAGCGTGGCCAGGTCAGCATGAACGTCAGCTTCCAGGCTGGCAGCGGTATCGTGTTCGCGGTCCGTGACACCGGCATCGGCATTGCGGCCGATCAGCAGCAGGCGATCTTCGGCGCCTTCCACCAGGTCGATGGCACCAGCAATCGCCGCTATGGTGGCACTGGCCTGGGCCTGTCGATCTCCCGTGACCTGGCGCATTTGCTCGGTGGCCAGATCAATGTCGATAGCAGCCCTGGGCAGGGCAGTGTGTTCAGCCTGATTCTGCCGGAGCGCTATGCCGCCGAGGCCGAAGATGTCGAGCCGCAAAGCCTGCGCCCGGCTGTCGATGCGTTGCCGCCAGCACCGCAAGCGCCGCTGGCTGCCGCGGTCATGCGCCCGGCACCGGCCTTTGCCGACGACCGCGAGCGCGCACCTTTCGATACCCGTTGCATTCTGGTGGTCGAAGACGAGCCCAACTTTGCCCGCATCCTCTTCGACCTGGCCCATGAACTGGGCTATAGCTGCCTGGTGGCCCATGGCGCCGACGAAGGCTTCGAGCTGGCGGCCCAGTACATTCCGGATGCGATCCTGCTGGACATGCGCCTGCCCGACCACTCGGGCCTGACTGTCCTGCAGCGCCTCAAGGAGCAGGCCGGCACTCGCCATATCCCGGTGCATATCATTTCGGTGGAAGACCGCGTCGAGGCGGCCATGCACATGGGGGCGGTGGGGTATGCGGTCAAACCCACCAGTCGCGAGGAGCTCAAGGAGGTGTTCGCTCGCCTGGAAGCCAAGCTTACGCAAAAGCTCAAGCACATCCTGCTGGTGGAAGACGACGACCTGCAGCGCGAGAGCATCGCCCGGCTGATCGGCGACGACGATGTCGAGATCACGGCCGTGGCCATGGCCCAGGATGCCCTGGCGCTGTTGCGCCAGAACATCTACGACTGCATGATTATCGACCTCAAACTGCCAGACATGCTCGGTAACGAGCTGCTCAAACGCATGACAGCCGAGGATATTCGCGCCTTCCCGCCGGTGATCGTGTATACCGGCCGCAACCTCACCCGCGAGGAAGAAGCCGACCTGCTCAAGTATTCACGCTCGATCATCATCAAGGGCGCACGTTCGCCGGAGCGCCTGCTCGACGAAGTAACGCTGTTCCTGCACAAGGTCGAATCGCAGTTGTCCAACGAACGTCAACGCATGCTCAAGACCGCGCGCAGCCGCGACAAGGTGTTCGAGGGCCGCAAGGTGCTGCTGGTGGACGACGATGTGCGTAATATCTTCGCCCTGACCAGTGCCCTGGAGCACAAGGGCGCCATCGTCGAAATCGGCCGCAACGGGCGCGAAGCCATCGAGCGCCTGGAGCAGCACGACGACATCGACCTGGTGCTGATGGACGTGATGATGCCGGAGATGGACGGCTTCGAGGCCACCCGCCTGATCCGTCAGCAACCGCGCTGGCGCAAACTGCCCATCATCGCCGTGACCGCCAAGGCCATGAAGGATGACCAGCAGCGTTGCCTGCAAGCCGGTGCCAATGATTACCTGGCCAAGCCGATCGACCTGGACCGCCTGTTCTCGTTGATCCGTGTCTGGCTGCCGCAACTGGAGCGAATTTGACTAGCGAACGCAACACCGACATCGAGATCCGGCTGCTGATCGAGGCGATCTACCTCAAGTACAGCTACGATTTCCGCAATTATTCCGGTGCTTCGATCAAGCGCCGGATTCTCCACGCGCTGCGTCAGTTCGATTGCCTGACGGTGTCTGCGTTGCAGGAGCGCGTGCTGCACGACCCGGGCATGTTCATGCAGTTGCTGCAGTACCTGACGATCCCGGTCAGCGAGATGTTCCGTGACCCTGACCACTTCCTTGCCGTGCGCAACGAAGTGGTGCCGCTGCTGCGTACCTGGCCCTCGATCAAGGTCTGGATCGCGGGGTGCAGCACGGGGGAAGAGGTGTATTCCATGGCCATCCTGTTGCGTGAGGAAGGGCTGCTTGAACGCACCATCATCTACGCCACCGACATCAACCCGCATTCGCTGGACAAGGCCAAGCAGGGCATCTACTCGATGCAGAGCATGCGCGAATACGAGGAAAACTACCGTCTGGCCGGTGGCCGTCGTGACTTTGCCGAGTACTACACCGCCGCCTATGGCAACGCCATCATGGACAGCAGCCTGCGCGACAACGTGACCTTCGCCGACCACAGCCTGGCCACCGACAGCGTGTTCTCCGAGACCCAACTGGTGTCGTGCCGCAATGTGCTGATCTACTTCAACAAGGACCTGCAGGATCGGGCGCTGGGCCTGTTCCATGAATCGCTCTGCCACCGGGGTTTCCTGGTGTTGGGTAGCAAGGAGTCGGTGGACTTTTCGGCCTACAGCGAACGTTTCGAGCCGCTGGTCAAGCCCCAACGGATCTTCCGTAAATCATGAACGGCGTACGTGCAGTGGTGATCGGCGCCTCGGCGGGTGGCGTGGCGGCATTGTTCCAGGTGCTCGGCACGTTGCCATCGGCGTTCGCCATACCGGTGCTCTGCGTGCTGCACCTGCCGGACGATCGCCAAAGCCAGCTGGCTGGCGTGATGCAGCGGCGGCTGCATCGACCGGTGTGCGAGGCACGTGACAAGGAGAGGATCCGCAGCGGGCAGATCTATGTGGCGGGGCCGGGTTACCACTTGTCGGTGGAGCGCGACCTGACGCTGTCGCTGAGCCAGGAAGAACCGGTGCATTTCTCGCGCCCCGCGATTGACTTCCTGTTCATCTCGGCGGCCGATGCCTATGGCGACGGCTTGCTGGGTGTGCTGCTCACCGGGGCCAACGAAGACGGCGCCAGGGGCCTTGCCTACATCAAGAACAATGGGGGGCGCACGATCGTCCAGGACCCTCGTGACGCACAGGTTGCCCTGATGCCGGAGGCTGCTCTGGCCCTGCACCAGCCCGACCATATCCTTACTCTGAGCGGTATCGGGCAGTTGCTCGCGACCTTGGAATACAGCGCATGCTAAGCCACACCATCGCCAAACTGCTGATTGTCGACGACTTGCCGGAAAACCTGCTTGCGCTCGACGCCCTGATCCAGGGCGAGGACCGTGAGGTGCACCAGGCCCAGTCTGCCGAGGCTGCGTTGTCGTTGCTGCTCGAGCACGAGTTTGCCCTGGCCATTCTCGATGTGCAGATGCCGGGCATGAACGGTTTCGAACTGGCCGAGCTGATGCGCGGCACCGACAAGACCAAGCATATCCCGATCGTCTTCGTCAGTGCGGCGGGCCGCGAGATGAATTATGCCTTCAAGGGCTACGAGAGCGGGGCCGTGGACTTTCTGCACAAGCCGCTCGATACCCTGGCAGTGAAAAGCAAGGTCTCGGTGTTCGTCGACCTGTTCCGCCAGCGCAAGGTACTTGGCCGGCAGTTGGAAGCCTTGGAGCAGAGCCGCCAGGAACAGGAGCTGCTGCTCAGCCAGCTGCAGGTGGCGCGGTGTGAGCTGGAGCATGCCGTGCGCATGCGTGACGACTTCATGTCGATCGTCTCCCACGAGGTGCGTACGCCGCTCAATGGCCTGATCCTGGAAACCCAGTTGCGCAAGATGC from Pseudomonas putida encodes the following:
- a CDS encoding response regulator, whose amino-acid sequence is MIQAASMDQRSFRKLLSRNIGLPLGVGLLGAVAFVAVINYLLSAMQWVEHTDRVIGNANDTVKLSIDMETGMRGFLITGDERFLDPYEVAKPRIFGSLQSLRGMVEDNPQQVDRIDRLIALQQAWNDFGNQMINLRRSQGDYQTLIGNGRGKRITDEIRKEFDDLISTEQQLRMARNEKVSSVTVMAISSFVLFIVGLSALLAYLGRRDLLALSASYDENLQAQQRSAQRLEHQAWLRTGQTQLAQQVLGQLTLPMLGENILRFFASYLGSVVGAVYVRDEHGRLVRVACYGLGAEEQAREQVEPDHHGLLAQAVREGRLLRLDDLPEDFYRLSSGLGSGLPRSALLMPATEDGQINGVIELGFLRPLQERDEELLERVGGNLGMSIESARYRQRLQEVLAETQQLNEELQVQQEELKTANEELEEQSRVLKESQAHLETQQAELEQTNEQLSERTEALDRKNDELSQAQLELQARADDLQRSSKYKSEFLANMSHELRTPLNSSLILAKLLAENGEGNLSEEQVKFAESIYSAGNDLLNLINDILDIAKVEAGKLEVRPETTQVERLVEGLRGMFQPLAGHKGLAFEVKVEPQVPTTLFTDRQRLEQILKNLLSNAIKFTERGQVSMNVSFQAGSGIVFAVRDTGIGIAADQQQAIFGAFHQVDGTSNRRYGGTGLGLSISRDLAHLLGGQINVDSSPGQGSVFSLILPERYAAEAEDVEPQSLRPAVDALPPAPQAPLAAAVMRPAPAFADDRERAPFDTRCILVVEDEPNFARILFDLAHELGYSCLVAHGADEGFELAAQYIPDAILLDMRLPDHSGLTVLQRLKEQAGTRHIPVHIISVEDRVEAAMHMGAVGYAVKPTSREELKEVFARLEAKLTQKLKHILLVEDDDLQRESIARLIGDDDVEITAVAMAQDALALLRQNIYDCMIIDLKLPDMLGNELLKRMTAEDIRAFPPVIVYTGRNLTREEEADLLKYSRSIIIKGARSPERLLDEVTLFLHKVESQLSNERQRMLKTARSRDKVFEGRKVLLVDDDVRNIFALTSALEHKGAIVEIGRNGREAIERLEQHDDIDLVLMDVMMPEMDGFEATRLIRQQPRWRKLPIIAVTAKAMKDDQQRCLQAGANDYLAKPIDLDRLFSLIRVWLPQLERI
- a CDS encoding protein-glutamate O-methyltransferase CheR codes for the protein MTSERNTDIEIRLLIEAIYLKYSYDFRNYSGASIKRRILHALRQFDCLTVSALQERVLHDPGMFMQLLQYLTIPVSEMFRDPDHFLAVRNEVVPLLRTWPSIKVWIAGCSTGEEVYSMAILLREEGLLERTIIYATDINPHSLDKAKQGIYSMQSMREYEENYRLAGGRRDFAEYYTAAYGNAIMDSSLRDNVTFADHSLATDSVFSETQLVSCRNVLIYFNKDLQDRALGLFHESLCHRGFLVLGSKESVDFSAYSERFEPLVKPQRIFRKS
- a CDS encoding chemotaxis protein CheB — its product is MNGVRAVVIGASAGGVAALFQVLGTLPSAFAIPVLCVLHLPDDRQSQLAGVMQRRLHRPVCEARDKERIRSGQIYVAGPGYHLSVERDLTLSLSQEEPVHFSRPAIDFLFISAADAYGDGLLGVLLTGANEDGARGLAYIKNNGGRTIVQDPRDAQVALMPEAALALHQPDHILTLSGIGQLLATLEYSAC